Sequence from the Pogoniulus pusillus isolate bPogPus1 chromosome 16, bPogPus1.pri, whole genome shotgun sequence genome:
ATAAGCAATTTTCAGTAAATTTTTAACTTGTTATATGGGAAACTGGTATTAAATTTTACAGAAAATAATAAATGTAGGGGTAAGGTGCAAGAAGAAAATCTTTTCAAATTTCACTGTTGTGATCTGAACTGAGGATGTGATAAGACTGCACCAAGGGGACAGGACAATGTCCTTTCTGCACTGTAAGCTGAGCAGAAGCTACGTAGCTGCCTTTGCTCTGGAGGAGTACGGTGTGTGTGAACTCTGGGTAGGTTCTGTGTTAGTGAATTAGTTCACAACACCaggagcccaacctcacctctcTGCAAAGGAGGACATCATAGTGCCTCTTGAACAACGTGCAGATTAGGATTACTGCTGGATCCTATGATTGATTTATACATGACCTTACCAAGAATCCACAAGGTGGCCGGTCCTCAAAACCCAAGGACACAACAAAAAAGATGTTtctgcctttttgtttttttttgtgtaggCTAAAAATTCTCAATTCAGAATAGTAAGGAAAGTATGCCAAACTCAACCCCCTCCCATGACCAATGCCAAAACCTGCTAGGAGTTTTGCTTGTAATACGTAGCAACTGTCAACTTACATTCAATGTCATTGTCTTCAATATACAAATGCTGCAAACTTCTTGGAATGTAGAATACTTGTTTTAATTTGTTATGTCCAAGATTAAGTTCAAGAAGGTTGGGTAGGTTAAAGGTGTAACGTGGGATGTTCTGCAGGTTATTGTGAGACATTCTTAGAGCAATGATTTTTGGGAGTTTGCTGAAATAGTTTTCTGGAATATAAGAAATGGAATTATTTTCAAGAGAGAGATGCATAAGTGACGAGGGTAGATCAGGAGGCATAGTCTGGAATTTGTTGTTGCATAAGTTGAGCTGCATTAAATTTTTGAGGTTTGAAAAGGGTTTTTCTTTGAGTACTGAGTCATCAAGAGAGTTGTTGCAAAGGTCAAGCATGGTTATGTTGGGTAATCCTTCCAGGGCATTTCCAGATAACTGAAAAATCTTGTTGGAACCAAGGAGGAGTCTCTCTAAAGAGCTGGGCAGTGGGGATGGAAATTCTTCCAATTCATTATATTGTAAATGAAGTTGCACTAAGTTCAAAAGTTTGGCAAACACACCACTGTCAATCATATGAAATTTAATTTTGTTGTGACTGAGGTTAATTTCTCTTAGAAAGCTAGCATTAGTGAATggtcctgcaggcacagcttcaATATCATTGTTTTGCAGGTAAAGTTGCTGGACGTGATTAGGGATATTTGGTATTGTCTTAAGTTTACGGTGATCGCAGTACATTGACAATGGAAAAGCTGGTGGACAGAAGCATTCCTTGGCACACCCaactggaaaaggaaagggaggaattTCAGGTTGTGTATTTGGATTAAAATAATAAGGATGCTGATGATCTGACTCATCATACTCATCCTCAAAATCATAGTCTTCATATTGACAAAAGACtatggcagcacagaggagctgaaTGATTGGTAGTTGGCTGAGAATTCCCATCATTAAATTTGTATGGTGTATCCTGTTGATGAGAAGGAAAAATTGGTTTATTAGATAGTCATCAAGTAAATCACATACAAGTTTTTTTTAAGAAGCAGCAGTGTAAGataaatggaagaaaaaagaagagtttGACAACGGCATCAGTGATATTATTAGcaaacacagaatgttagggattggaagggactttgaaagatcatctagtccaaccttgcTGCTAGAACAGGAGCACCTATACCAGGTCACCCAGTAGTGCATCggggcaggttttgagtatttccagagaaggagactccacaatccccctggatagcctgttccagtgttccatcaccctcatagtgGAAAAAATTTTCTTTCAGGAAATTGACCATAAACAAATATACCAAAAAAATATAAGACTTCTTGTTTGATTTGAGACAAGGAGAAGCATTCTAGCTGTGCTGTACCTGTTACTGAAGGATATCATATCAcctgagaggaggaaagagagaatcCATCTTCATTCCTTTATTACAGAGCAGTTGCAAAAGGACTTTATAAAGTAGTGTAATTGTTGTGGAGGCAAGACTCCAGGACAGTAATCTGAGGTTTGTATTGGACATTTGAGGTGTTGCACTCTTTCTACTGAACGGGTTAAGCATCAGCCTTACAAGTCAGTTTTAAATAAGTGGGAATGGAATTCCTGAGCAACATTTATTCCTCAGTGCTTTGCAAACACATAGGCAGCCTTATTCATCTCTGCCAAGATGAATTATGTTTTTGTAAATATGTTAGTTGTTCTTACTGTGAACTTGCACTGCACAAATGGTACATGgtcagtgtcatagaatcacgtAGTCCAGCCTGATGGTCTAAGTGTTTCCATCTCCAACAGCAGATTAGATCAACCCAGGCTttgtctggatgagctttgaaaatCATCAAGGGTAgagttccagcctccctctaAACAACCCAGGTTAGTGCTGTTCTGCGCTCCTTGTGAGGAAATTTGTTAGTCTTGCTGAGCATCTGAGCTCTGGCTTGTGTCTTTTCTTGTTCTTAAACACAGTTGTTTTTGTTAAACATATAGCCTCTTGTTTCATACGATAGGTTACTTCGAAGCAGTGCATTTTATATCTCAAAATAGAGATTCGTATGCCACTGGTGGTTGTATgtcccatggcacttggggttTTATATATTTTCTGCAAAATGTAGATAACATAGTAGTCTGTTAATTATGATTAAAACCTagtttttctgtttcatttaaTCAAATACTATTCAACCATTGCATACTGCATATCATATAAAACCCTTACTGATAAAGTTTTCTTGATTATCTTCCTTCCTAATGTACATTCAGAGTACCCTTCTGAGGTGAAATACTGGTCTTGTGGGAGACAAACAATTTTACCTGTAAAATTTCTGCTGCTCAAAGGTGGTTTTAGAGCACTGTATGCAGGGAGAGGAGCTCTATTATTTGGCAGAATTGCTTATGAATCACATCAAGCTATTCAACTTCAACAACAGTTCAATCAAAATGCAGGTCAAAGCACATAAATCGTGAAAACATGCTAAGAGGGTTTGCTCAGTATGGTATGGGAACCTTCAGGCAGAGGAAAATATATCCCTAGGTTTTTAGTAATGGTATTCATGTTTCTTAATCAAAgaactctcttcttttttttttttaaccaaaccATCAATAACAAAGGAAATGAGAACATTTCCTATACTTCATTATGGTGGTTGATGCCTAATGCATGATGTGTTCTTCAACTTGAGTGAGAAAGaatctgaagggaaaaaagtagTAACAAAATCATGGAGTTTAGTCCCTCCTTAAATATTTCTATGTTGTCCACAGCCTGTGAGTAACAATGGCTGGGTGAATTCATTTGTGGTATTGTGTAACTTGCATTCTGAGCTTCATATAATTTGCGTTTGAATTCTCC
This genomic interval carries:
- the OMD gene encoding LOW QUALITY PROTEIN: osteomodulin (The sequence of the model RefSeq protein was modified relative to this genomic sequence to represent the inferred CDS: inserted 2 bases in 1 codon) — its product is MMWHKPFFXFFPPWQIRREAKAIILFCLPTRLLTTKYGLEGPFIPSVVLAYFSDDFSSAVTCCPLQLELHRLSTSKFSWIHHTNLMMGILSQLPIIQLLCAAIVFCQYEDYDFEDEYDESDHQHPYYFNPNTQPEIPPFPFPVGCAKECFCPPAFPLSMYCDHRKLKTIPNIPNHVQQLYLQNNDIEAVPAGPFTNASFLREINLSHNKIKFHMIDSGVFAKLLNLVQLHLQYNELEEFPSPLPSSLERLLLGSNKIFQLSGNALEGLPNITMLDLCNNSLDDSVLKEKPFSNLKNLMQLNLCNNKFQTMPPDLPSSLMHLSLENNSISYIPENYFSKLPKIIALRMSHNNLQNIPRYTFNLPNLLELNLGHNKLKQVFYIPRSLQHLYIEDNDIEFINVTLMCPSMEPMNVNQLTYIRVDQNKLTVPISTYAFFCFPHIRTIYYGEQKVNKSTRLRTAVFRRYLTPEEFEEAEANHETHGQETEEDNEAEDNYFHPYF